The Streptomyces sp. NBC_01775 genome includes a region encoding these proteins:
- a CDS encoding LLM class flavin-dependent oxidoreductase yields the protein MRVGAFVLGAQFPGQGQGEALERAVRAAEAAEESGLDAVWLAEHHFVPYGVCPSAVTLAALLLGRTRRISVGTAVTVLPNAHPVALGEQTALLHLLSKGRFTLGIGRGGPWVDLEVFGGGLAAFEKGFPEALDLLLRWLREARVGADGERYRFRPVSVVPRPECALDAPAPGGSADDGSATPRVVVACTSPGTVRLAAARCLPMLLGMHSGDEEKAEMAAMWRREALAGGHGAEAVDAAAAWHVSAGVVQVGDSHGEAREALTKAMPGWLREGLGAHVTVDGRERRMRDPLGYTELLCELHPVGAPQLCADRLAATSERTGISRFALLVEGTGDLDSTERNIQRLGEEVLPLLG from the coding sequence ATGCGAGTTGGAGCTTTTGTCCTAGGGGCCCAGTTCCCGGGCCAGGGGCAGGGCGAGGCACTGGAGCGGGCGGTACGCGCCGCTGAGGCGGCCGAGGAGTCCGGTCTCGACGCCGTCTGGCTGGCCGAGCACCACTTCGTGCCGTACGGAGTGTGCCCCTCGGCGGTGACCCTCGCGGCGCTGCTGCTGGGGCGCACACGGCGGATCAGCGTCGGCACGGCCGTCACCGTGCTGCCCAACGCGCACCCGGTCGCGCTCGGCGAGCAGACCGCGCTGCTCCACCTGCTCTCCAAGGGCCGCTTCACTCTCGGCATCGGCAGGGGCGGTCCGTGGGTGGATCTGGAGGTCTTCGGCGGCGGCCTCGCCGCGTTCGAAAAGGGCTTCCCCGAGGCGTTGGACCTGCTGCTGCGCTGGCTGCGCGAGGCCCGGGTGGGCGCCGACGGTGAGCGGTACCGCTTCCGCCCGGTCTCCGTGGTGCCACGCCCGGAATGTGCGCTCGACGCACCCGCCCCCGGCGGCTCCGCGGACGACGGGAGCGCCACCCCTCGCGTCGTGGTGGCCTGCACCTCCCCCGGCACGGTGCGGCTCGCCGCGGCGCGCTGTTTGCCGATGCTGCTCGGCATGCACTCCGGAGACGAGGAGAAGGCCGAGATGGCCGCCATGTGGCGGCGCGAGGCGCTGGCCGGCGGCCACGGCGCGGAGGCGGTGGACGCGGCGGCTGCCTGGCACGTGTCGGCCGGCGTCGTCCAGGTGGGCGACTCACACGGTGAGGCGCGGGAGGCCCTGACGAAGGCGATGCCCGGCTGGCTGCGCGAGGGGCTGGGCGCCCATGTGACTGTCGACGGGCGTGAGCGCCGGATGCGCGACCCCCTCGGCTACACCGAGCTGCTGTGCGAGCTGCACCCGGTGGGCGCGCCCCAGCTGTGTGCGGACCGGCTCGCGGCGACCTCGGAGCGCACCGGAATCAGCCGCTTCGCCCTGCTGGTCGAGGGCACAGGCGATCTGGACAGTACGGAGCGCAACATCCAGCGGCTGGGCGAGGAGGTCCTGCCGCTGCTCGGGTAA
- a CDS encoding sensor histidine kinase: protein MGGEEGAEALRKGWERFFRWGPYGLLGLSTLMAVATSAELMTPGENVAAASLLGAALLLHLWWGRAMRASPGAGSPKAVTYYCVRTLSAITLTLLNPFFSIYAVLGYFDSGHWLPKRWVRLGLLVNAGAMAGAEAGGLPPTSMESWTAFGVLYLLNAALVLFFARLGEQEADNVRANEATIAELERANSRLAQALEENAGLHAQLLVQAREAGVSDERRRLAAEIHDTIAQGLAGIIAQLQVASGKAGPEACAPIDLAAGLARQSLAQARRSVQNLAPSELEHDALPTALEKTTSEWSRSSGVHAGFTLTGTPEPLHSEVEATLLRIAQEALTNVDRHAGATRAGVTLSYMGDEVTLDVRDDGRGFDPHCPPSRPTRGGGGFGLGGMRSRAERLAGRVDIETEPGGGTAVSARVPLVRHD, encoded by the coding sequence ATGGGAGGTGAAGAGGGGGCCGAGGCCCTGCGCAAAGGCTGGGAGCGCTTCTTCCGCTGGGGGCCCTACGGGCTGCTGGGGCTGAGCACGCTCATGGCCGTGGCCACCAGCGCCGAGCTGATGACGCCGGGCGAGAACGTGGCCGCAGCCTCCCTGCTGGGCGCTGCCCTTCTGCTCCATCTGTGGTGGGGCAGGGCAATGCGGGCTTCCCCAGGGGCCGGCTCGCCCAAGGCTGTCACCTACTACTGCGTACGCACCCTGAGCGCCATCACCCTGACGTTGCTCAACCCCTTCTTCTCCATATACGCGGTGCTCGGCTATTTCGACTCCGGGCACTGGCTCCCGAAGCGCTGGGTGCGGCTGGGGCTGCTGGTGAATGCGGGGGCCATGGCCGGCGCCGAGGCGGGAGGGCTGCCCCCGACCTCGATGGAGAGCTGGACGGCGTTCGGTGTTCTGTACCTCCTCAACGCCGCCCTGGTCCTGTTCTTCGCGCGGCTGGGGGAGCAGGAGGCCGATAACGTCCGCGCCAACGAGGCCACCATCGCGGAGCTGGAGCGCGCCAACTCCCGCCTGGCGCAGGCCCTGGAGGAGAACGCCGGCCTCCACGCCCAGCTCCTTGTTCAGGCCCGTGAGGCCGGGGTCAGCGATGAGCGGCGCAGGCTGGCGGCCGAGATCCACGACACCATCGCCCAGGGCCTGGCGGGCATCATCGCCCAGCTCCAGGTCGCCTCCGGCAAGGCCGGGCCAGAGGCGTGCGCCCCCATCGACCTTGCCGCCGGGCTGGCCCGCCAGAGCCTTGCCCAGGCCCGTCGTTCCGTGCAGAATCTCGCCCCCAGCGAGCTGGAGCACGACGCGCTGCCGACGGCGTTGGAGAAGACCACCTCCGAGTGGTCCCGCTCCTCGGGCGTCCACGCGGGATTCACCCTCACCGGCACCCCCGAACCGCTGCACAGCGAGGTGGAGGCCACCTTGCTGCGCATAGCGCAAGAAGCCCTCACCAATGTCGACCGGCACGCCGGTGCCACCCGCGCCGGGGTCACCCTCTCCTACATGGGAGACGAGGTCACCCTGGATGTCCGCGACGACGGCAGGGGGTTCGATCCCCACTGTCCTCCCTCACGTCCCACCAGGGGAGGCGGCGGATTCGGGCTCGGCGGGATGCGCTCCCGCGCCGAACGCCTCGCGGGGAGAGTCGATATCGAGACGGAGCCGGGCGGGGGGACAGCGGTCTCGGCTCGCGTACCGTTGGTCCGCCATGACTGA
- a CDS encoding ABC transporter permease, whose translation MTTTRPSADPARSPRPRPDEGASSAVTSARAVQRVEFRLFLREPGALFGIVVFPAALLTILGLIPSFREASEDLGGRRVVDLYVSVTALLAMIVAGIQSMPGVLTGYRERGILRRLRTTPARPGSLLSAQIILHGCASAVSVALVLAIGRLAFDVALPRQVAGYVLATLLTTFAALALGAAITAYSRTTKIAQTVGTLVFFPMMFTAGVWTPVQTMPEMLRHIVEFTPFGAASQALNQATTGSWPDWSHLGVTGLWAVLLTGAAVRWFRWE comes from the coding sequence ATGACCACGACCCGCCCTTCCGCCGACCCCGCCCGCTCGCCCCGCCCCCGCCCGGACGAGGGCGCCTCCTCAGCTGTCACATCGGCGCGGGCCGTGCAACGTGTGGAGTTCCGGCTCTTTCTGCGCGAGCCCGGTGCCCTCTTCGGGATCGTGGTCTTCCCTGCGGCCCTGCTGACGATCCTCGGGCTGATCCCGTCCTTCCGCGAAGCCTCCGAGGACCTCGGTGGGCGGCGGGTGGTGGACCTCTACGTCTCCGTGACGGCCTTGCTCGCCATGATCGTTGCGGGGATCCAGTCGATGCCCGGCGTCCTGACCGGATACCGCGAGCGCGGCATCCTGCGCCGCCTGCGCACCACTCCAGCCAGACCAGGCAGCCTGCTGAGCGCCCAGATCATCCTGCATGGCTGCGCCAGCGCGGTGTCCGTCGCACTCGTCCTCGCCATCGGACGGCTCGCCTTCGACGTCGCGTTGCCCCGGCAGGTGGCGGGATATGTCCTGGCCACCCTGCTGACCACATTCGCCGCCCTCGCGCTCGGTGCCGCCATCACCGCCTACTCCCGCACGACGAAGATCGCCCAGACGGTCGGCACCCTCGTCTTCTTCCCGATGATGTTCACCGCCGGAGTGTGGACCCCCGTGCAGACCATGCCGGAGATGTTGCGGCACATAGTGGAGTTCACCCCCTTCGGCGCCGCCTCCCAGGCCCTGAATCAGGCGACGACCGGAAGTTGGCCCGACTGGTCGCATCTGGGTGTGACGGGGCTGTGGGCGGTGCTGCTCACCGGCGCTGCGGTGCGGTGGTTCCGCTGGGAGTAG
- a CDS encoding ABC transporter ATP-binding protein, producing the protein MIEAYGLTKRYGAKTAVYNLSFQVRPGAVTGFLGPNGSGKSTTMRMILGLDAPTSGQVTVGGHAFRGLPNAPRQVGALLDAKAVHGGRSARNHLLSLAQLSGIPARRVDEVLSVVGLQEVGKRRSKGFSLGMGQRLGIAAALLGDPQVLLFDEPVNGLDPEGILWVRNLMKQLASEGRTVFVSSHLMSEMAQTADHLIVIGRGQLMADMSVKEFIERNSVGFARVRTPDTAPEEREKLASALVEAGGQAQPEEDGALRVTGLALPRISDLAHEADVRLWELSPHQASLEEAYMRLTQSSVDYRSTADARAGLQQPAPQGGMPVQPGHPGQQIPPGTGGPGAPAGPGMPAGPGGPGMPAGPGGPGMPGAPGGWAPPQQPGPNPYAAQAPADQVPPAQQARAFQSPPPQAPPAPPSAAPAPPAAPAPAPTFTKPEGEDA; encoded by the coding sequence ATGATCGAGGCGTACGGCCTGACGAAGCGCTACGGCGCCAAGACGGCCGTCTACAACCTGTCCTTCCAGGTACGGCCGGGGGCCGTGACCGGATTCCTGGGGCCCAACGGCTCCGGGAAATCGACCACCATGCGGATGATCCTCGGGCTGGATGCGCCCACCTCGGGCCAGGTCACGGTAGGCGGGCACGCCTTCAGAGGACTCCCCAACGCACCCCGTCAGGTGGGTGCCCTGCTCGACGCGAAGGCCGTGCACGGCGGACGGAGCGCCCGCAACCATCTGCTCTCGCTCGCCCAGCTGTCCGGCATCCCCGCCCGCCGGGTCGATGAGGTGCTGTCCGTCGTCGGGCTCCAGGAGGTCGGCAAGCGCCGCTCGAAGGGCTTCTCGCTCGGCATGGGCCAACGGCTGGGTATCGCGGCGGCCCTGCTGGGCGACCCGCAGGTGCTGCTGTTCGACGAGCCGGTCAACGGGCTCGACCCCGAGGGCATCCTGTGGGTGCGCAACTTGATGAAGCAGCTCGCGAGCGAGGGCCGCACGGTGTTCGTCTCCAGCCACTTGATGAGCGAGATGGCGCAGACCGCCGACCATCTGATCGTGATCGGGCGCGGACAGCTGATGGCGGACATGTCCGTCAAGGAGTTCATCGAGCGCAACTCCGTGGGCTTCGCCCGGGTACGCACTCCCGATACCGCGCCCGAAGAGCGCGAGAAGCTGGCCTCGGCACTCGTGGAGGCGGGCGGCCAGGCACAGCCCGAGGAGGACGGCGCGCTGCGCGTCACCGGGCTCGCGCTGCCGCGCATCAGCGACCTGGCGCACGAGGCCGACGTGCGGCTGTGGGAACTCTCGCCCCACCAGGCCTCGCTGGAAGAGGCGTACATGCGGCTCACCCAGAGCTCGGTCGACTACCGCTCGACGGCCGACGCCCGCGCGGGACTCCAACAGCCGGCCCCCCAGGGAGGCATGCCCGTCCAGCCCGGCCACCCCGGCCAGCAGATACCGCCGGGCACTGGAGGACCCGGGGCGCCGGCAGGGCCCGGGATGCCCGCCGGTCCGGGTGGGCCCGGGATGCCCGCCGGTCCGGGTGGGCCCGGGATGCCCGGCGCACCCGGTGGCTGGGCTCCGCCGCAGCAGCCGGGGCCGAACCCGTACGCCGCCCAGGCCCCGGCGGATCAGGTGCCCCCGGCGCAGCAGGCAAGGGCCTTCCAGAGCCCGCCGCCCCAGGCCCCACCCGCACCCCCGTCCGCCGCACCGGCACCGCCCGCCGCACCCGCACCCGCCCCCACTTTCACCAAGCCCGAAGGCGAGGACGCCTGA
- a CDS encoding ATP/GTP-binding protein, translating to MSPRRNRSRGGAAHSAKAARFASATRRGEEEGDAGERYGLERTENWRGEEWSVRQISGGAATKHYRCPGCDQEIPPGVPHVVAWPSQGDVDDRRHWHRACWNARDRRSVRLQRSRNAPRY from the coding sequence GTGTCCCCGCGACGTAACCGCTCCCGTGGCGGTGCCGCCCATTCGGCCAAGGCCGCACGCTTCGCTTCGGCGACGCGGCGAGGTGAGGAGGAGGGAGATGCCGGGGAGCGCTACGGCCTGGAGCGCACCGAGAACTGGCGGGGGGAGGAGTGGTCGGTCCGCCAGATAAGCGGCGGCGCGGCGACGAAGCATTACCGCTGTCCGGGATGTGACCAGGAGATTCCGCCGGGTGTGCCGCATGTGGTGGCCTGGCCGAGCCAGGGGGATGTGGATGACCGAAGGCACTGGCACCGTGCCTGCTGGAACGCACGGGACCGCCGGAGCGTCCGACTCCAGCGGTCCCGGAATGCACCGCGCTACTGA
- a CDS encoding SCO5389 family protein, whose product MSLDVPPALLDQAERGEVDEAAFVDCVRTSLPYAWEMVSSLVAQLKVDGGEFADNQTPPPDEQHRGQLLRALASDAIRGALERHFGVRLAFQNCHRVAVFPIDPSVDERLARFTSIRGQLLNQSPELRDC is encoded by the coding sequence ATGTCGCTCGACGTCCCACCTGCGCTTCTGGATCAGGCAGAGCGTGGCGAGGTGGATGAGGCGGCGTTTGTCGACTGCGTCCGCACTTCTCTCCCGTACGCCTGGGAGATGGTCAGCTCACTGGTCGCGCAGTTGAAGGTGGACGGCGGCGAGTTCGCCGACAACCAGACGCCGCCGCCGGATGAGCAGCACCGAGGACAACTGCTTCGCGCACTGGCGAGTGATGCGATCCGGGGCGCGCTGGAGCGGCACTTCGGTGTGCGTCTCGCGTTCCAGAACTGCCATCGGGTCGCTGTTTTCCCAATCGACCCGTCGGTTGACGAGCGGCTCGCCCGCTTCACCTCTATCAGGGGCCAACTGCTCAACCAGTCTCCGGAGCTACGGGACTGCTAA
- the nucS gene encoding endonuclease NucS, which translates to MRLVIARCSVDYAGRLTAHLPSAPRLILVKADGSVSVHADDRAYKPLNWMSPPCTLKEGDDQRWTVENKAGEKLIITMEEILHDSSHELGVDPGLIKDGVEAHLQELLADRMETLGEGWTLIRREFPTAIGPVDILCRDADGVTVAIEIKRRGEIDGVEQLTRYLELLNRDPHLAPVKGVFAAQEIKPQARVLATDRGIDCVTLDYDALRGIEDDKLRLF; encoded by the coding sequence ATGCGTCTCGTCATCGCCCGCTGTTCTGTCGACTACGCCGGCAGGCTCACCGCGCACCTCCCGTCCGCCCCCCGGCTCATCCTGGTGAAGGCCGACGGATCTGTCTCCGTCCATGCCGACGACCGTGCGTACAAGCCTCTCAACTGGATGTCTCCGCCATGCACTCTCAAAGAGGGGGACGACCAGCGCTGGACGGTGGAGAACAAGGCCGGCGAGAAGCTCATCATCACGATGGAGGAGATCCTCCACGATTCCTCGCATGAACTCGGTGTCGATCCCGGGCTGATCAAGGATGGCGTGGAAGCACACCTGCAAGAGCTCCTCGCTGACCGAATGGAGACCCTGGGGGAAGGCTGGACGCTGATCCGGCGCGAGTTCCCCACCGCCATCGGACCCGTCGACATCCTGTGCCGGGACGCGGACGGCGTCACGGTCGCCATCGAGATCAAGCGGCGCGGCGAGATCGACGGCGTCGAGCAGCTCACCCGCTATCTGGAGCTGCTCAACCGCGACCCCCATCTCGCGCCGGTCAAGGGCGTGTTCGCGGCACAGGAGATCAAACCGCAGGCCCGCGTGCTGGCCACCGACCGGGGCATCGACTGCGTCACGCTCGACTACGACGCGCTGCGCGGCATCGAGGACGACAAGCTCCGGCTGTTCTGA
- a CDS encoding response regulator transcription factor — MTDQLCDRTPITLLIVDDHPVVRDGLRGMLTDEPGFEVLGEAGNGERGVELAEQLSPDIVLMDLRMPGGGGVAAITEIVRRGLRCKVLVLTTYDTDADTLPAIEAGASGYLLKDALREELFTAVRDVAAGRTVLSPAVASRLVDRVRDPRPEHERQALSAREREVLELVAKGTPNREIARTLFISEATVKTHLTHLYAKLGVNDRAAAVAVGYSRGILG, encoded by the coding sequence ATGACTGACCAGCTGTGCGACAGGACGCCGATCACCCTGCTCATCGTCGACGACCATCCGGTAGTCCGGGACGGGCTGCGCGGGATGCTCACGGACGAACCCGGCTTCGAGGTGCTGGGTGAGGCCGGGAACGGCGAGCGGGGGGTCGAGCTGGCCGAGCAGCTGAGCCCGGACATCGTGCTGATGGACCTGCGGATGCCGGGCGGCGGGGGAGTGGCCGCCATCACCGAGATCGTCCGCCGGGGCCTTCGCTGCAAGGTGCTGGTACTGACCACCTACGACACCGACGCCGACACCCTCCCGGCCATCGAGGCCGGCGCCAGCGGCTATCTGCTCAAGGACGCCCTGCGGGAAGAGCTGTTCACGGCGGTACGGGACGTGGCGGCGGGCAGGACGGTGCTCTCACCCGCGGTGGCCTCGCGGCTGGTCGACCGGGTGCGCGACCCCCGGCCCGAGCACGAGCGCCAGGCGCTCAGTGCCCGGGAGCGCGAGGTGCTTGAGCTGGTGGCCAAAGGCACGCCCAACCGCGAGATCGCCCGCACCCTGTTCATCAGCGAGGCCACCGTCAAGACGCACCTCACCCACCTCTACGCCAAGCTCGGCGTGAACGACAGAGCCGCAGCGGTCGCCGTGGGCTACAGCCGCGGCATCCTCGGCTGA
- a CDS encoding ABC transporter permease subunit: MTTQQHDGQVQAPVPPQQQANWAGGGSYTSPIPLTHTHLGHAIASEWTKIRSVRSTMWTLGAMFALVVGIGLLTAVGLSGQTYVGMPLLAPGLFGLMLGQICVITLGVLVITSEYGTGMIRTTLTACPQRGRVLLAKALIFFALAFVMTTLACTLTALINSALLSDQTRPSYGSAEALEGSFEGGKIVADSGEWLGATLGAGLYVALLGLLSLAVGALLRHSAGAITTMMGVVLLPLVMALFMVGEALKDVRETLLEYSPLNGLASLYRIPMSEDQDATGWPLLGGLAAVTLVALVVAYALLNKRDV, translated from the coding sequence ATGACCACCCAGCAGCACGACGGCCAGGTCCAGGCACCGGTTCCGCCGCAGCAGCAGGCCAACTGGGCGGGCGGCGGCTCATACACCTCGCCCATCCCGCTGACGCACACCCACCTCGGGCACGCCATCGCCTCGGAGTGGACGAAGATCCGCTCGGTTCGCTCGACGATGTGGACTCTGGGCGCGATGTTCGCCCTCGTCGTCGGCATCGGCCTGCTGACGGCGGTGGGGCTCAGCGGCCAGACCTACGTCGGTATGCCCCTGCTCGCCCCCGGCCTCTTCGGTCTCATGCTGGGCCAGATCTGCGTGATCACTCTCGGCGTGCTCGTCATCACCTCCGAATACGGCACGGGCATGATCCGTACGACCCTCACCGCCTGCCCCCAGCGCGGGCGGGTGCTGCTGGCCAAGGCGCTGATCTTCTTCGCGCTGGCCTTCGTGATGACCACGCTGGCCTGCACCCTGACCGCGCTGATCAACTCGGCGCTGCTCAGCGACCAGACGCGTCCCTCGTATGGGTCGGCCGAGGCCCTCGAAGGCTCCTTCGAAGGGGGGAAGATCGTCGCTGACAGCGGCGAGTGGCTGGGCGCGACGCTGGGTGCGGGCCTCTACGTGGCGCTGCTGGGGCTGCTCTCGCTCGCAGTGGGCGCCCTGCTGCGGCACTCGGCGGGCGCGATCACCACGATGATGGGCGTCGTGCTGCTGCCGCTGGTGATGGCCCTGTTCATGGTGGGCGAGGCTCTCAAGGACGTGCGCGAGACGCTCCTGGAGTACTCCCCCCTCAACGGACTCGCCTCCCTCTACCGCATTCCCATGTCGGAGGACCAGGACGCCACCGGCTGGCCGCTGCTGGGCGGGCTGGCCGCTGTCACGCTCGTGGCCCTCGTCGTGGCGTACGCGCTGCTCAACAAGCGGGACGTGTAA
- a CDS encoding ABC transporter ATP-binding protein has translation MPLIEVSGLRKEYGGKAVVDGVSFAVEEGEIFGILGPNGAGKTTTVECVEGLRSPDEGQISVAGLNPVADHAEVTQLLGAQLQESELQAKLTVREALQLYASFYRRPADWRPLAARLGLGERLDARFGKLSGGQKQRLFIALALVGSPRAVVLDELTTGLDPRARRDVWELVEDIRASGVTVVLVTHLMEEAQRLCDRVAVIDRGRIAAQGTPAELISRTANPTVISFAPSQPLEDAELAGLPGARSVRAQGGRTVLNGTDETVEALLSLLAIRRITAGQLRVMDATLDDAFLDLTEQDV, from the coding sequence ATGCCACTTATCGAAGTCAGCGGGCTGCGCAAGGAGTACGGCGGCAAGGCGGTCGTGGACGGCGTCAGCTTCGCCGTGGAGGAAGGCGAGATCTTCGGCATCCTCGGGCCGAACGGCGCGGGGAAGACGACCACGGTCGAGTGCGTCGAGGGCCTGCGCAGTCCCGACGAGGGACAGATCAGCGTCGCAGGCCTCAACCCCGTGGCCGACCACGCGGAGGTCACCCAGCTCCTCGGCGCCCAGCTCCAGGAGAGCGAGCTTCAGGCCAAGCTCACCGTGCGCGAGGCCCTTCAGCTGTACGCCTCCTTCTACCGCAGGCCGGCCGACTGGAGACCGCTCGCGGCGCGGCTGGGGCTCGGCGAGCGGCTCGACGCCCGCTTCGGCAAGCTGTCGGGGGGCCAGAAGCAGCGGCTGTTCATCGCCCTGGCCCTCGTCGGCAGCCCCCGCGCCGTGGTGCTGGACGAGCTGACGACGGGTCTCGACCCCCGCGCCCGCCGCGATGTGTGGGAGCTGGTCGAGGACATCCGCGCCTCCGGGGTCACGGTCGTGCTGGTCACCCACCTCATGGAGGAGGCACAGCGGCTGTGTGACCGGGTGGCGGTCATCGACCGGGGCCGTATCGCGGCGCAGGGCACCCCGGCCGAGCTGATCAGCCGCACCGCGAACCCCACAGTCATCTCCTTCGCGCCCTCCCAGCCACTGGAGGACGCGGAGCTGGCCGGTCTGCCGGGGGCCCGTTCGGTGCGTGCGCAAGGCGGCAGGACGGTCCTCAACGGCACGGACGAGACGGTCGAAGCACTCCTGTCCCTGCTGGCAATACGCCGCATCACCGCAGGCCAACTCCGCGTCATGGACGCGACCTTGGACGACGCGTTCCTCGACCTGACCGAACAGGACGTCTGA